CGCCGATCGCCAATCGCAATCGCAGTGAAATCGAAGCATTAATCGGTTTTTTTGTCAACAGTTTAGTGCTGCGCGCAGATTTATCGGGAAACCCAACGTTTCAGGAACTATTACAGCGGGTAAAAAACGTCGCGATGACAGCCTACGCCCACCAAGATTTGCCCTTCGAGAAGCTGGTGGAGGAATTGCACCCCGATCGCGAATTGAGCCGCAATCCCCTGTTTCAAATTAGTTTCAGCCTGCAAAACACTCCTGTAGCAGCGCTCGAATTGCCGGGAATTGCTTTTAGGGCGCTCGACTTTGACTGCGGAAGCGCCAAGCTCGACTTAGAGTGCAACTTGTGGGAAGATGCAGGAAGCATTCACGGGCAATTTGTCTACAGTACCGACTTATTCGATCGCGCCACGATTTCGCGGATGGCGGGACATTTTCAAACGCTACTCGCAGCGATTGTTGCTAATCCCAAACAGCGCCTTAACGACTTGGCTTTGCTGACAGCGCCAGAATCCCAACAATTATTAATTGATTGGAATGACACTCGCAGAGATTATCCGCAAAACCAGTGTTTCCCCCAGCTTTTTGCAGAGCAAGTCGCGCGCCATCCCGATGCTGTCGCCGCCGTCTTTGAAAACCAGCAATTAACCTACCGTCAACTCAACAGCCGAGCCAACCAACTCGCAGGCTACTTGCAGCAATCGGGAGCCAAACCAGAAGTTTTAATCGGCATTTATGTAGAACGTTCTTTAGAGGCGATCGTCGCAATTTTAGGCATTATCAAAGCAGGCGCAGCGTATCTGCCTTTAGATCTAAATTATCCTCAAGAGCGCCTTAACTTCATGTTAGCAGATGCTGGCGTGTCTATTTTAGTAACTCAACAGCACTTAGCAAAAAACTTAACTGCGCCGGAATGTGCAGTAGTTTGTGTGGACTCCGACAGAGAACATATCGCCCGACAAAGCCCAGCCAACTTAACTTTAGATATCATACCAGAAAACCTGGCTTATGTCATCTACACATCCGGTTCAACCGGAAAACCCAAAGGCGTTTTAATCGAACATCGCGGACTTTACAACTTAGCTTTAGCTCAAATAGCAGCTTTTAACTTAAACTCAAATCACCGCGTTTTGCAATTCGCATCCCTGAGTTTTGATGCCTCGATTTTTGAGATTGTCATGGCCTTGGGAAGCGGAGCCACACTTTACTGCGCGCGCAAAGAATCTTTGTTACCCGGACAAACATTAATTCAATTTTTGCAGGACAATGCTATTACCCACGCCACCTTCCCGCCGTCGCTGCTAGCTGTGCTTCCAGACGCCGAACTTCCCGCACTGCAAACAATTATCTGTGCTGGCGAATCCTGTTCCTTGGATGTGGTGAAACGCTGGGCTTCTGGGCGCAGGTTTTTTAATGCTTACGGCCCTACAGAGGCGACTGTGTGGTCGAGTTTTGCCGAAATTGGCGATTGCAAAAAACCGCCAATCGGCCGCCCAATTGCCAACACGCAACTCTATATTTTAGATGAAAATTTACAGCCCGTACCCGTCGGAATTCCCGGTGAATTGTACATCGGCGGTGCTGGTTTAGCCCGAGGCTACATCAACCGCCCCGAATTAACCGCTCAGCGCTTTATTCCTCATCCGTTTAGCGAGAAAGCCGGAGAACGAATTTACAAAACAGGTGACTTAGCTCGCTATTTACCCGATCGCAATATTGAGTTTTTAGGCCGCACTGACGCACAGGTAAAAATTCGCGGCTATCGCATAGAATTAGGAGAGATTGAAGCGCTGCTGGTGGAGCATCCAGCAGTCAAAGAAACAGCCGTGGTGGCTGAAGCTGATTTATCGGGAAACCAGCGCCTAGTTGCTTATGTCGTCCCCGATCGCGATCGGGCGCTCAATCCCTTGGAAATGCGTAATTTTCTCAAGCAAAAGCTGCCCGAATACATGATTCCCCATGCCTTTGTGGCGATCGCATTTCTGCCCCTAACTCCCAACGGCAAAATCGATCGCCTGCGCCTCAAAGCAGCGGATAATATCACTAGCAATACCACAGATAAAAGCTGCATTGCACCTCGCACGCCAACCGAATCAGCCCTCGCCAAAATTTGGTCAGAAATCCTCAACACTGAGCCAGTTGGAATTCGCGACAACTTCTTCGATTTGGGTGGAGATTCCCTGCTAACAATTCGCCTGATTAAGGAGATTAACCAGCAATTTAACTCCGAGTTACCGCTATCATCTTTGTTCTTAAATCCTACAATAGAAGGTTTAGCAGATTCGCTCGATTCAGGAACAAATCCTAGGGAATGGTCGCCCTTAGTAGCAATTAAACCTCGCGGTAAAAATCCGCCTTTCTTCTGCGTCCATCCCATCTTTGGCGTCGTATTTCCTTATTGCGATCTAGCATTTCAGTTAGGAGAAAATCAACCATTTTACGGACTGCAACCAAAGGGAATTGACGGCGAAACTGCTCCGCTAACTCGCATTGAAGATATGGCGGCTGACTACATTGCAGCCTTGCGTACAGTTCAACCACAAGGCCCTTATTTTTTAGGAGGTTGGTCTTTTGGGGGTTTAGTGGCTTTTGAAATGGCTCAACAGTTGCTCGCAGCCGGGGAAGAAGTGGCTTTACTGGCGGTGCTGGATACTTTAGCGCCGGTTGCTGCTAACAAACCTTCTGTTTGGGACGGTTGCAAGTTTATTCTGACTACTGTTTCGCGATCAATCTGGCCTTTTGTCGTCGATTATTTTCGGTTGGTTGCTGCTGCGGAAAATGTCCAATTTAGTGGTATAGCTGCGCGGTTTCCCAAGTTAAATAACTTGCTAAATTTTGTAGCTAAGTTTTGGCAATGCTGGAATTGGAAACAGGCCGTTATGGTGAGCATTTTATCTCAGGAGTCAAACCAAAACAACTGGCGCGAGCTGGCAATTCCCTCGATGTTTACTTTATTTCAGGCTAACAGTCAAGCAACTCTCAGCTATGTACCGAAAATTTATCCGCACCGAATTACTCTGTTGCGATCGGGAGAAAAGCTGAAGGCGAATCATCAAGATCCGACTCTGGGCTGGAAGGATTTAACGACGGAACAAGTAGAGGTGATTCGAGTTCCGGGAAATCACCTGACTATGTTGAGAAAACCCTATGTTGAGGTGCTAGCCAGACAGCTAAAGCTTTGCTTAGAGAACGAAATAATTGATTAGGTTCGTAGTGAGGACTTTAGTCCGCAAAAAAGAGAGGACTGAAGTCCTTACTACAAACCTAATAACGCTCGTAGTGAGGACTTTAGTCCGCAAAAAAAGAGAGGACTGAAGTCCTTACTACAAACCTAATAACGCTCGTAGTGAGGACTTTAGTCCGCAAAAAAAGAGAGGACTGAAGTCCTTACTACAAACCTAATAACGCTCGTAGTGAGGACTTTAGTCCGCAAAAAAAGAGAGGACTGAAGTCCTTACTACAAACCTAATAACGCTCGTAGTGAGGACTTTAGTCCGCAAAAAAAGAGAGGACTGAAGTCCTTACTACAAACCTAATAACGCTCGTAGTGAGGACTTTAGTCCGCAAAAAAAGAGAGGACTGAAGTCCTTACTACAAACCTAATAACGCTCGTAGTGAGGACTTTAGTCCGCAAAAAAGAGAGGACTGAAGTCCTTACTACGAACCTATTGCGTTCATTTAACTAAAATCCATTGGGCGATACTGAAAATGCTAGCACCCAAACCGGCGGCGATCGGGATTGTCACCAGCCAAGCCGAACCAATTGACTGCAAAGTTTGCCATCGTACCGATTTCCAACCTTTAATCAGCCCGACTCCCACAACTGCACCGACTAAAGCGTGGGATGTGGAAACCGGCAAACCTAAACGAGATGCTAATAATACTGTGGTAGCTGTCGCTAATTCCGCGCAAAATCCGCCGCTGGGTTGCAGTTGGATGATATTTTCGCCGACAGTAGCGATCACTGTTTTGCCCCAGATGGCTAAACCGATGACGATTCCTGCGCCCCCAAGGACTAAAATCCACAAAGGAACCCTGAAATCTTCTAGGGGAAAGGAACCTGTACGCTGGATGTAGGCGATCGCAGCTAAAGGCGCAACCGCATTCCCTACGTCATTAGAACCATGTGCAAATGCTACAAAACAAGCACTCAAGACTTGAAATCTCGCCATCTGTCGCTCGATAGCAGAGTGAGAGGGAGGGCGAGATTGGGATAATATTCCCTCTTCCTTCTTCCCTCTTCCTTCTTCCCTCTTCCCTCTTCCTTCTTCCTTCGCTAAGTTTTTCCAACTATTGAACGAAAGCCCGATCGCCCCAATACTCCCAATGCCAATCACAATATCGTGAATTGGCAGACTCCAGCCAAATGTATCGCGCAAAAAGTCGATCGCACCTGTCTGCACCAAACCCACATCCACAACAGACGGCAAAACAATTATCCCAAATACGGTCAACAGCGCCGCACTCAGCCAAGGTATCCACTCGCGCAGTTGAAATAGAGGATCTGGGCGATCGAGAATCCAATGCTTTACCCCACTGTAAAATAGTGCAGCTAAAGCACCGCTAGCAAAAGGTGTCGCCACCCAAGTTAACGAGATCCTGCCGATAATCGGCCAATCAACCGCATGAATTCCGGCTGCTACCCAGCTAAAACCTGCGATCGCACCTACCACCGCATGGGATGACGAAACCGGCAAACCTCGACTGGTAGCAATTTGCAGCCACAAGCCGCAAGCTGCTAACACTGACACCATCCCGATTAAAAATACCTGCGGTTTTGCCACAAACACTTCTGCATTCACAACTCCTGTTGCAAGAGTTTCGGAAACTCCTTCCCCGAACAGCACTGCACCGGAAAACTCCAGTATCCCTGCAACAATTATTGCTTGTCGCAGCGTCAGCGCCTTCGAGCCTACCGATGTCCCCATTGAGTTCGCCACATCGTTAGCCCCCAAGTTGGCGGCGACATACAAGGCTAGCGTGGCGATCGCGCCCAGTTGCAGAAATTCCACCCCAGAAGTATTTAACATAGAATTTTTTTGAGATAAAACTGGCAGTTCGATATATGATAAGGGATTGTGAGTTTTGGAAATTTTTATGAAAGGCGCAGCAGAAATAATCCGTTCGCTCGAAACGGCAGAAATAAATAGAGTCAAAGTAGAACTCAGCAAAGTGCTCCCCGATATTTACGTTGGCGACACCGTGCGCGTCGGCGTGAGAATTAAAGAGGGCGCGAAAGAACGGGTTCAACCCTACGAAGGCACTGTGATTGCCATGCGGAACGGCGGGATTAATGAAACAATCACCGTCCGTCGCGTGTTTCAGGGCGTCGGCGTGGAACGGGTGTTTTTGATTCACTCGCCCCGCATCGCTAATGTCCAAGTCATGCGTCGCGGTAAAGTCCGTAGAGCCAAACTTTACTACCTGCGCGATCGCGTCGGCAAAGCAACTCGCGTCAAACAGCGGTTCGATCGCTCCCTCTAGGAATGCACCCAGCCTCCTATTGGTGAGAGAGAAAATGGGAAATTAAAAAAATAAAAAAAAAAGTTTCCCATTTCCGATCACACTGTGTTAAAATACGAATCTAGAGGTTAAGCGAATTTCAGCAACCTCACCTGTGCGCTCTTAGTTCAGTTGGTAGAACGCAGGTCTCCAAAACCTGATGTCGGGGGTTCAAGTCCTCCAGGGCGCGCTGAATCACCAAAATTTTAATTCTGCCCGAAAGCGCCCGGATAATTGGCTGGAAACAGCCGAAACCGAAGACTTTCGGGTAGAATTAATTTTTGTGGGCGGTTCGCAACAAAGGCCATCAACAAATGCTCGGTTTAAACAGTTGACAGTTGACAGTTGACCTGGGACAGCGAAGTGATAAGAACGAAGATTTAAGCTCCGTTCTTATCATAATCTGCCGACCTGAGTAAGGGCTTCAAACCCCGGCTATTCTGTGGCTTCTGGCTCGTCGGTTTCGGCGATCGGCATTTACACCGTTGATGGCTTAGGCTTGTAAAAAAGTGCTGGCTTTGGATTTGAGATTTTGGACTTGGGCGTAAGTGGTTAGTGTCAAAAAATCAAAGAGCCGCGAGCCACTCACAAAATCTAAAATCTAAAATCTGAAATCTGAAATCGCAAGGGGGATTCGATCGTGGCGAAAAAAGACGAAGCTCAAGAAACTCAAGAAATGACTGCGCCTGGGTTCGATCCTGCGGGTTTTTTTAAGGAAACTAGAGAAGAACTCGATAAAGTGGTCTGGCCGAGCCGCCAGCAGCTAATTAGCGAGTCTTTGGCCGTGCTTTTGATGGTAATCCTCTCAGCAAGCCTGATCTATTTGGTGGATAACTTCTTTAACTGGGGCGCAGGAAAGGTGTTTGGGCCATGACTTTTGCATCAGAAGAATCTGATTATTCCACAGAAGCGACGGGACAGGCAGCATCGCCAGATAAGCCGGAGATTCAGGCTCGCTGGTATGCTGTTCAGGTAGCCTCAGGCTGCGAGAAGCGCGTGAAGGCAAACTTGGATCAGCGGATTCAAACTTTGGATGTTGCCGATCGTATCGTTCAAGTCGAAATTCCGCAAACTCCAGCGATCAAAGTCGGCAAAGACGGTTCCCGGCGCCAGTCAGATGAGAAAATTTTCCCCGGCTACGTACTCATCCGTATGTATATGGACGAGGATACGTGGCAGGTGATTAAAAATACCCCGAACGTAATTAATTTTGTAGGGGCAGAGCAAAAACGCCGCTACGGGCGCGGCAGGGGTCACGTCAAACCGCTACCTCTGAGTCATTCGGAAGTAGAACGGATCTTCAGAAACGCTCAGGAATCAGAACCAGTTGTCAAAGTATCGATGGCGACAGGAGACCACGTTGTGGTACTTTCCGGGCCATTTAAGGATTTTGAAGGTGATGTGATTGAAGTTAGCCCGGAACGGAACAAGCTCAAAGTTTTACTCTCGATTTTTGGGCGCGATACGCCTGTAGAATTAGAGTTCAATCAGGTTCAGAAACAGAACTAACTAATGGCAAAGAAAGTTGTTGCAGTAATTAAGTTGGCGATTACGGCGGGAAAAGCCAACCCAGCTCCTCCGATCGGCCCAGCCTTGGGTCAGCACGGCGTCAATATTATGATGTTTTGCAAGGAGTACAATGCTAGAACCGCAGACCAAGCAGGTCTCGTGGTTCCGGTAGAAATTTCGGTTTTTGAAGACCGCAGTTTTACGTTTATTCTCAAAACCCCTCCGGCTTCGGTTTTGATTCAAAAAGCTGCTGGTATTGCTAAGGGTTCGGGTGAACCTAACCGCAAGCAAGTAGGGAAAATTACACAGGCTCAGTTGCGAGAAATCGCTGAGACTAAAATGCCTGACCTCAATGCTAATGATGTTGAAGCTGCTATGAAAATTGTAGCGGGAACAGCTAAAAACATGGGCGTGGCGATCGCTGATTGAAGGAAGAAGGAAGAAGGAAGAAGGAAGAAGGAAGAAGGAAGAAGGAAGAAGGAAAAGTTTTTTCTGATTCGTAATTCTTACTTGTCAGTCTTAAATCCTAAATTGCTAATCCAAAATTCCTGATTTTCAATCCAAAATCCAAAATCGCAAGTCGGTTCAGGGGGAGAAGTAATACTTCGCTAGCAACCGCAAATTTTTTAGATTTTAAATGACCGAAATGGTTCAATCTAAAATCTAAAATCTAAAATCCAAAATAGACTGACCCCAGGAAATAACAATGGCAAAGAAAGTATCCAGAAGACTGCAAGAACTTCTCAAAAAAGTTGAAGAGAGACCTTACCTACCGCTGGAAGCTCTGCAACTTTTGAAAGAAACAGCAACCGCTAAGTTTGGCGAATCTGCTGAAGCTCACATCCGTTTGGGAATTGACCCGAAATATACTGACCAACAGTTGCGGACAACTGTATCGCTACCAAAAGGAACTGGTCAAGTAGTCAGAATTGCGGTGATTGCTAAGGGCGAAAAAGTTAAAGAAGCTCTGAATGCTGGCGCGGATATTGCTGGTTCTGAAGAGTTGATCGAAGAAATTCAAAAGGGCATGATGGACTTCGATTGTCTGATTGCTACTCCAGATGTGATGCCGTTGGTGGCAAAATTGGGTCGGTTGTTGGGCCCGCGCGGCTTGATGCCTTCTCCCAAAGGCGGCACGGTGACGACTGACATTGCTCGGGCGATCGATGAATTCAAAGGTGGTAAACTAGAATTCCGTGCCGATCGCACAGGCATCGTTCATGTTATGTTTGGCAAGGCAGCTTTCTCAGCGGAAGATTTGCTGGTAAACCTTCATGCTTTGCAAGAAACTGTTGACCGCAACCGTCCTTCTGGTGCGAAGGGTCGCTACTGGCGCAGTTTGTACATATCCGCAACTATGGGCCCATCGATCGAAGTCGATATCAGTGCTCTGCGCGATACCAAACTTGATGCTGTCTAGCAAGTATTGATCCGAAGGCAGAAGTAAAAGACAGCTTCGGTTGTCTGTGTAAATCTCTCAGGAAATTTGCATGATACCCTTGCTAATGTCTGCCTTCTGGTGATAGTCTAATCAAAAATCCATAAGCTGAAGACCGCAGGTGCCTAGCGCTTAATTTCCTGCCGAGGCCCAAGAAATAAAAAGTCAAGAAAATCAATTAAAAAGTTCTATCTTTTAATTCCTAATTCTTAGTTTTTAATTCTATGCCCCGGCTATAAGGTTGGGGTTTTTGATTGGCAGTTTGAGATCCTAAAAGGAGGTGAAATTAGTATGGGCAAAAGTTTAGCAGTAAAAAATGAGATTATTGCAAACCTCAAGCAAACCTTGAGCGAATCTCAACTGGTAATCGCGATCGACTACAAAGGCTTAACTGTTGCTGAAATAACAGATTTGCGGCGGCGTTTGCGTCCCAAAGGCAGCAGTTGCCAAGTGGCAAAAAACACGCTGATGCGAATTGCTGTTGATGGCGATGAAACATGGCAGCCGATACAGGAATTGTTGACTGGTACGTCGGCATTCATGTTCGTGCAAGAAGATATTGGCGGCGCGATAAAAGCTTACCAAGAATTCCAAAAAGCTTCCAAGAAGACAGAACTTCGCGGCGGCGTAATGGAAGGACGGGTGCTGAAAGAAGCTGATGTGAAAGCATTAGCTGATCTGCCGTCGAAAGAACAACTCATGGCTCAAATTGCTGGCGCTATCAACGGTGTCGCAACCAAGTTGGCTGTGGGTATCAATCAAGTTCCTACTTCGATCGCACGTGGTCTCAAAGCTTATGCTGAAAAAGACGGCGATGCAGCAGAAGTAGTAGCAGAAGTAGCAGCAGAAGCATAAACTGCTTAGTCATTAGTCATTGGTCATTAGTCATTGGTGTTGATTAACACGGTGACGAATGGAGACAAGAGACTAATAATTAACGATCGCAAATCCAAAATCCAAAATCCAAAATCCAAAATCGAACTAAGGAGTTTAACGAATGTCTACTGCAACCGACGAAATCTTAGAAAAACTGAAAACTTTGACTTTGCTCGAAGCTTCTGAATTGGTCAAGCAAATTGAAGAAGCTTTCGGCGTCAGCGCTGCTGCTCCTGTAGGCGGCATGATGATGATGGGCGGCCCTGCTGCTGCTGTTGAAGAAGTAGAAGTACAAACTGAGTTCAGCGTCATTCTGGAAGAAGTTCCTGCTGACAAGAAAATCGCCATTCTGAAGGAAGTCCGGGCAATTACCGGTCTGGGCCTGAAGGAAGCGAAAGACTTGGTAGAAGCCGCACCGAAGGCAGTTAAGGAAGCTATTGCTAAGGAAGCTGCTGAAGAAATGAAGAAGCAGCTTGAAGCTGTGGGCGCAAAGGTTTCTATTAAGTAGTCATAGACTGTAGCCGACAGGTTTCTACCTGTCGCTATGTGACCTCAGTTTGCTGTGCAGACTGAGGTTTTTTTGGGTTAGTTAAAGCGTATTGAGATATTTCGATATGCAAGAAAATAACTAAATTCAATTTAGACAACAATTCTTTACATATTCTTGAAAAACAGAAGACAATTTAAACAAGATTTTATCCTCTTTTATTTTCGTCACTAAATACCTTTGTTGTAAAGACTGTAAACCATTAATTAAATCCATTGATGATAAATCTAAACTCTGTCTTAAATATTCTCTGGATACAGGTTGATTAAACTTACTTAATTCTAAGACAAGTTGCTGTTCTATAGGTGATAGTTTGTTAAATAACTGGTTAAAATTATCTTGCATATTTTTGGTAATAATCAAGCTATTATCCGCTAAAAACTCAGCAACATCCCCATCAAAAATCTTTTTGATTGAAATAGCAATACTTTTCAAATAAACCGGATTACCCTCATATAAATTAATTAACTTTAACCAACTATCCTCATTTTTTAATCCTGTACCTTTCAGAATCTCCACATCATCTAAACCTGATAACTCTAAAGACTTAATAGGATATAATTCTTCATCTAAACACTGCATTTCTGCACATTGTTCTTGACTAATTAAAATTACATGACTCTGATGTTCAACTTCTGCGAGCGTGGTAAAAAAGTTTTGATAATCTTGATATTCTGATTTATATTCTCCAGCCAATTGACCGTCAATAAAGACATTATGAACATCATCAAAGATAATCAAACATTTTTTATACATGAGTATATCTAATAGCTGTTTTAACTTCTCATCTAGATTTTCGGGAATATTTTGTTTGTTACAAACCTTCAATAAATCATTTATAAGTAATTCTAAAGATTTAGAATTCTTTAGACTTCTTACCTCAAGAGTTATTTACTACAACTAAAGCTGTTTTTAGTAAAGATTTTTCTGACCAAGCTCATGTTTTTATTGCTAAGTCACAAGATGCTTTAACAAATGCAATTGCTTCAGGATGGTATCCTTTAGTTGTCGATGGAAGAGTAATTGAAAAACATTTAGCAGACCATTATACTTTTGGAAAAGCGCTAGGTTATCCTCACTGTTGTCTTGAGTTTTTTCAAAAGCGAAATCATTGGAATTTTTATAATAATTACTATGAAATTTATCGCAATACAATTAACAAGTCTACATATTTATCAAATGGGTTGTTACGCCATACTCCATTTTCATTGATTCCCCATATACCTTGCTCTTTTAATTGTGAAGCATCTATCGAGTATGCTAAAAGAAATCGGCTTCTAATTAATGAGGAGAGCCAAGAATATTTAGAAGAAATAGAACATCATTTACAAACACCAATTTTATGTTTGTCAGAACTTAAAATTTATCGTTTTGAAGGTAACATTGTTGCTGAAAATGTAGTCAACTATCAATCTGTAGAGGCAATATATCCTACATCACAAAATGATTTACTATATCAAATACTTGTTAAAGGTGATACTTGTATTGTTGAGGGGAATATTATTAGAGTTTACCGAGATAATTTTCAGATAAGTGCTTATTTTGCTAGAGGTGACAAACATGAAGTAGAGATTCCATTTTTAATTAGTTTTTCCAAAGATACTTAATTGACAAAATAGGTATTATTAAAAATATTTTAGGGAGCAGATAAAATGTATACTTTAGTTTTAATTAGACGAGGATTAATATCATGAATCTTGTAGAAAAAATTATTAACAATATTCAAGAAAAAGACTTACAATATATTCTTGATTTAGAAAAAGAGATTTTGAATTCTAAATTAACTTTAGATCGAAATTTGTTAATAGATGTGGAGGATCAAAAAACCGCACAACGATATTTCTATCTTCATACACTACCTATGTTAGAAGGACTAGGAGTTTTAGAGCAGCAGGAAAATGCTATTTTTTGGGGGACTGTGCAATTATGTTTAGATTTACATCTAAGATATGTGGATTACATCATAGATGATGATAAAATAGACATAAGCAGATTATTAATTACGCAAAAATCTTATAACTATTTATTCCGAGCGCAAATGCTACTAAATCAAAAAGGCTATTTGTGGGGTTCCGATCAAATGGCTATTTATACGCAATATTTTGACTACGAGAAGGAGGCAAATACCGATATGTTTCATGATTTTGGTAGCTTATGGAGACGAGTATCTCCTCTATTCATTGTTTCTGAAAGTTACTTAAAATTATCTGGTCAAATAGTTGATTTTGATTTTTATTACAAACGGTATATAAGTTCTTGGCTGCTCAAAGCAGATTGCTCGGATATTATTAAGGATATTCATAAACAAAAAACTCCGATTACCCATTTAGTATATGATTATGATGCTCAAATTGATAAGAATGTAATGTTGATGGCTAAGACTATTAACTCTATTGATGTCAAACTCGATCGAGGTTTAACTCAAATCAAAAACCACATATTTAACAAACTTCCAATATGGACAATAATTATTGAAAGTTTGTTGTCTTAAAGTTTCGCTATAGCCTTTCGAGCGAAAGATGGAGTACGCCGAAACCCTCTGTTGTCAAGCTTTTTAGGTTTAATTATATACCTCATCTATCCAAGAACCGCTATATCAGGCTTGAACGGCTTTGGTTGTCACTGTCTTTGTTATACCATTTATAAAAAGTCGTGCTACAAAACAATTGTTGGGCGGAGTGAAACGGAGGGTTGTTTCCACGGGCCCGAAGTGTAAGGTGCGTCGCCATGAGATTGTTAACTTAATTTAGGGATTTTTCTGGGCGACACACCCTACAAATACTCCAATTATTTTGCCAAATTCTCAAAACTCGGCTTCCATTTGTCGCACGACGGTTAAAGCAGAATAGGAAACACCGGCTGTACCTTCTCCCGGATGGGTAGAGTCGCCGACTAACCAGAGGTTTTTAATTGGTGTGCGGTTGGCAAAGCCGAACGGGCCGAAGTTTGGTACTCGCTGGCCAATTCCACCGACAACTCCTTTATCGCGCGCCGTGTAGCGGGCAAAGGTGCGAGGTGTGGCTGATTCTTGGTGTACAATTTTTTCGGGTGTCAAATCGAAATATTCGCTTAAACGCGCGATCGCCCCTTCAGCGTATTTTTGCTTCAATCCTTCATAATCAGCGGAATTCCACCACATTCGAGTATCAGTAAAAGACGAAGCGATAATTGTCACCATTCCCTCCGGTGCTCGGCCGTCGCCCGCATGACTCACGGAAACAAATAACGAATTATTCTCGCCAATCTCGCCGTCGTAATCGTAGAGAAACTGAAGGTGCGGCGGACAATTCGCTGGAATTGCGCTTTCATGCACTCCCAAATATATCACAAATGCGCCGGATGCGGGTGGCAATTTATCAACTCGATATTTGTAGCCGGCCATTTGATTTGGCAGTTGGTTTGTTGTATCTAAATTATCTGTTAAAGTTTCTACAACAGACTCGTTTGACATCAATTTTACAAGATTTTGGGCTGTGACGTTGGCAACAATACGATCGCCAGTTTCTGTCCAAACTTCGCCTGTTTTTTGATTGCGAATCACTGTAGCTGTGGCTTTACCGTTAGTGGTGACAATACTTTCGACTGTGTGGCGCAGCAGGACTTTGCCGCCGTAAAGCTCGATCGCACTTACCAGG
Above is a genomic segment from Microcoleus sp. bin38.metabat.b11b12b14.051 containing:
- the rplA gene encoding 50S ribosomal protein L1 yields the protein MAKKVSRRLQELLKKVEERPYLPLEALQLLKETATAKFGESAEAHIRLGIDPKYTDQQLRTTVSLPKGTGQVVRIAVIAKGEKVKEALNAGADIAGSEELIEEIQKGMMDFDCLIATPDVMPLVAKLGRLLGPRGLMPSPKGGTVTTDIARAIDEFKGGKLEFRADRTGIVHVMFGKAAFSAEDLLVNLHALQETVDRNRPSGAKGRYWRSLYISATMGPSIEVDISALRDTKLDAV
- the rplL gene encoding 50S ribosomal protein L7/L12; translation: MSTATDEILEKLKTLTLLEASELVKQIEEAFGVSAAAPVGGMMMMGGPAAAVEEVEVQTEFSVILEEVPADKKIAILKEVRAITGLGLKEAKDLVEAAPKAVKEAIAKEAAEEMKKQLEAVGAKVSIK
- the rplJ gene encoding 50S ribosomal protein L10; protein product: MGKSLAVKNEIIANLKQTLSESQLVIAIDYKGLTVAEITDLRRRLRPKGSSCQVAKNTLMRIAVDGDETWQPIQELLTGTSAFMFVQEDIGGAIKAYQEFQKASKKTELRGGVMEGRVLKEADVKALADLPSKEQLMAQIAGAINGVATKLAVGINQVPTSIARGLKAYAEKDGDAAEVVAEVAAEA
- a CDS encoding DUF483 domain-containing protein, yielding MASGWYPLVVDGRVIEKHLADHYTFGKALGYPHCCLEFFQKRNHWNFYNNYYEIYRNTINKSTYLSNGLLRHTPFSLIPHIPCSFNCEASIEYAKRNRLLINEESQEYLEEIEHHLQTPILCLSELKIYRFEGNIVAENVVNYQSVEAIYPTSQNDLLYQILVKGDTCIVEGNIIRVYRDNFQISAYFARGDKHEVEIPFLISFSKDT
- the crtD gene encoding C-3',4' desaturase CrtD is translated as MTSDRTPESKPSAADTKGRVTVIGAGIGGLTAAALLARRGYQVLVLDQAIVPGGCASTFKRKGFTFDVGATQVAGLEPGGIHHRIFSELEIELPPATPCDPACAVFLPGETAPISVWRDPQKWKQERQKQFPGSEPFWQLLSTLFQASWNFQGRDPVLPPRNFWDFWQLIQAVRPDTLITLPFTFMTVGDALRLCGLGDNLRLRTFLDLQLKLYSQVDTEETALLYAATALGVSQAPLGLYHLQGSMQVLSDRLVSAIELYGGKVLLRHTVESIVTTNGKATATVIRNQKTGEVWTETGDRIVANVTAQNLVKLMSNESVVETLTDNLDTTNQLPNQMAGYKYRVDKLPPASGAFVIYLGVHESAIPANCPPHLQFLYDYDGEIGENNSLFVSVSHAGDGRAPEGMVTIIASSFTDTRMWWNSADYEGLKQKYAEGAIARLSEYFDLTPEKIVHQESATPRTFARYTARDKGVVGGIGQRVPNFGPFGFANRTPIKNLWLVGDSTHPGEGTAGVSYSALTVVRQMEAEF
- the rplK gene encoding 50S ribosomal protein L11, translated to MAKKVVAVIKLAITAGKANPAPPIGPALGQHGVNIMMFCKEYNARTADQAGLVVPVEISVFEDRSFTFILKTPPASVLIQKAAGIAKGSGEPNRKQVGKITQAQLREIAETKMPDLNANDVEAAMKIVAGTAKNMGVAIAD